A genomic segment from Scomber japonicus isolate fScoJap1 chromosome 11, fScoJap1.pri, whole genome shotgun sequence encodes:
- the LOC128367542 gene encoding CCR4-NOT transcription complex subunit 9-like isoform X3 yields MLWHSCGTIAALLQEIVNIYPSINPPTLTAHQSNRVCNALALLQCVASHPETRSAFLAAHIPLFLYPFLHTVSKTRPFEYLRLTSLGVIGALVKTDEQEVINFLLTTEIIPLCLRIMESGSELSKTVATFILQKILLDDTGLAYICQTYERFSHVAMILGKMVLQLSKEPSARLLKHVVRCYLRLSDNLRAREALRQCLPDQLKDSTFAQVLKDDTTTKRWLAQLVKNLQEGQVTDARGIPLAPQ; encoded by the exons ATGCTGTGGCACTCCTGTGGCACCATCGCCGCCCTGCTGCAG GAGATAGTGAACATCTACCCCTCCATAAACCCACCAACACTTACAGCTCATCAGTCTAACAGAGTGTGCAATGCTCTGGCTCTGCTGCAGTGTGTCGCCTCTCACCCAGAGACAAG GTCGGCCTTTCTTGCCGCTCacatccctctcttcctttacCCTTTCCTGCACACTGTGAGCAAAACACGGCCGTTTGAATACCTGAGACTCACCAGCCTCGGAGTCATAG GTGCTTTGGTGAAAACAGACGAGCAAGAAGTGATTAACTTCCTCCTCACCACTGAAATCATCCCACTGTGTCTCCGTATTATGGAATCAGGGAGTGAACTCTCAAAGACG gTTGCGACCTTCATACTGCAGAAGATCCTGCTGGACGACACGGGGCTGGCCTATATTTGTCAGACATATGAACGTTTCTCTCACGTGGCGATGATCCTC GGGAAAATGGTTCTGCAGCTCTCTAAAGAACCATCAGCTCGTCTGCTCAAGCACGTCGTTCGCTGCTACCTTCGCCTCTCAGATAATCTCAG AGCCAGAGAGGCCCTGCGTCAGTGTCTGCCAGACCAGCTGAAGGATAGCACCTTCGCTCAGGTGCTGAAGGACGACACCACCACCAAGCGCTGGCTGGCTCAGCTGGTGAAGAACCTGCAGGAGGGTCAGGTGACCGACGCTCGAGGAATCCCCCTGGCTCCGCAGTGA
- the LOC128367542 gene encoding CCR4-NOT transcription complex subunit 9-like isoform X1: MLATGAAVTNVTALAQVDREKIYQWINELSSPETRENALLELSKKRESVPDLAPMLWHSCGTIAALLQEIVNIYPSINPPTLTAHQSNRVCNALALLQCVASHPETRSAFLAAHIPLFLYPFLHTVSKTRPFEYLRLTSLGVIGALVKTDEQEVINFLLTTEIIPLCLRIMESGSELSKTVATFILQKILLDDTGLAYICQTYERFSHVAMILGKMVLQLSKEPSARLLKHVVRCYLRLSDNLRAREALRQCLPDQLKDSTFAQVLKDDTTTKRWLAQLVKNLQEGQVTDARGIPLAPQ; the protein is encoded by the exons ATGCTGGCCACGGGTGCA GCTGTCACTAACGTAACAGCTCTGGCCCAGGTAGACCGGGAGAAGATCTACCAGTGGATCAATGAGCTGTCCAGTCCTGAGACCAGAGAGAATGCTTTGCTCGAGCTCAGCAAGAAACGCGAGTCTGTGCCGGACTTGGCCCCCATGCTGTGGCACTCCTGTGGCACCATCGCCGCCCTGCTGCAG GAGATAGTGAACATCTACCCCTCCATAAACCCACCAACACTTACAGCTCATCAGTCTAACAGAGTGTGCAATGCTCTGGCTCTGCTGCAGTGTGTCGCCTCTCACCCAGAGACAAG GTCGGCCTTTCTTGCCGCTCacatccctctcttcctttacCCTTTCCTGCACACTGTGAGCAAAACACGGCCGTTTGAATACCTGAGACTCACCAGCCTCGGAGTCATAG GTGCTTTGGTGAAAACAGACGAGCAAGAAGTGATTAACTTCCTCCTCACCACTGAAATCATCCCACTGTGTCTCCGTATTATGGAATCAGGGAGTGAACTCTCAAAGACG gTTGCGACCTTCATACTGCAGAAGATCCTGCTGGACGACACGGGGCTGGCCTATATTTGTCAGACATATGAACGTTTCTCTCACGTGGCGATGATCCTC GGGAAAATGGTTCTGCAGCTCTCTAAAGAACCATCAGCTCGTCTGCTCAAGCACGTCGTTCGCTGCTACCTTCGCCTCTCAGATAATCTCAG AGCCAGAGAGGCCCTGCGTCAGTGTCTGCCAGACCAGCTGAAGGATAGCACCTTCGCTCAGGTGCTGAAGGACGACACCACCACCAAGCGCTGGCTGGCTCAGCTGGTGAAGAACCTGCAGGAGGGTCAGGTGACCGACGCTCGAGGAATCCCCCTGGCTCCGCAGTGA
- the LOC128367542 gene encoding CCR4-NOT transcription complex subunit 9-like isoform X2 produces MLATGAVDREKIYQWINELSSPETRENALLELSKKRESVPDLAPMLWHSCGTIAALLQEIVNIYPSINPPTLTAHQSNRVCNALALLQCVASHPETRSAFLAAHIPLFLYPFLHTVSKTRPFEYLRLTSLGVIGALVKTDEQEVINFLLTTEIIPLCLRIMESGSELSKTVATFILQKILLDDTGLAYICQTYERFSHVAMILGKMVLQLSKEPSARLLKHVVRCYLRLSDNLRAREALRQCLPDQLKDSTFAQVLKDDTTTKRWLAQLVKNLQEGQVTDARGIPLAPQ; encoded by the exons ATGCTGGCCACGGGTGCA GTAGACCGGGAGAAGATCTACCAGTGGATCAATGAGCTGTCCAGTCCTGAGACCAGAGAGAATGCTTTGCTCGAGCTCAGCAAGAAACGCGAGTCTGTGCCGGACTTGGCCCCCATGCTGTGGCACTCCTGTGGCACCATCGCCGCCCTGCTGCAG GAGATAGTGAACATCTACCCCTCCATAAACCCACCAACACTTACAGCTCATCAGTCTAACAGAGTGTGCAATGCTCTGGCTCTGCTGCAGTGTGTCGCCTCTCACCCAGAGACAAG GTCGGCCTTTCTTGCCGCTCacatccctctcttcctttacCCTTTCCTGCACACTGTGAGCAAAACACGGCCGTTTGAATACCTGAGACTCACCAGCCTCGGAGTCATAG GTGCTTTGGTGAAAACAGACGAGCAAGAAGTGATTAACTTCCTCCTCACCACTGAAATCATCCCACTGTGTCTCCGTATTATGGAATCAGGGAGTGAACTCTCAAAGACG gTTGCGACCTTCATACTGCAGAAGATCCTGCTGGACGACACGGGGCTGGCCTATATTTGTCAGACATATGAACGTTTCTCTCACGTGGCGATGATCCTC GGGAAAATGGTTCTGCAGCTCTCTAAAGAACCATCAGCTCGTCTGCTCAAGCACGTCGTTCGCTGCTACCTTCGCCTCTCAGATAATCTCAG AGCCAGAGAGGCCCTGCGTCAGTGTCTGCCAGACCAGCTGAAGGATAGCACCTTCGCTCAGGTGCTGAAGGACGACACCACCACCAAGCGCTGGCTGGCTCAGCTGGTGAAGAACCTGCAGGAGGGTCAGGTGACCGACGCTCGAGGAATCCCCCTGGCTCCGCAGTGA
- the usp37 gene encoding ubiquitin carboxyl-terminal hydrolase 37 yields the protein MATLVPKLSSGGTVKIRFTSMDLGNTRWKEGTFEILEKDNKVNLCLRFNCGGTPKTFQLNQNVKSISPNHNRIMLTLKDNSLITLDKLPPNLAQKTKEYLEKLKQPKTILKSSHGSANFSVLSNRSAKNESNPPGERQTTPRRQSAEGREDTIPRKPLGSPSRAASTPTRTGLSENRSEKRKRLMNSESDLTEDYPKENDSSSNNKATSDPSRKFLLSCKDKLKQAEENRSSAPLGSTPLQPTSFYGSRSVTKDYGQSHSFLDRPSSTSQTSSAKRSLMLPNHSTPFKKVRPSLDYGGWNKQRPSTLAQTQPPLQGFSNLGNTCYMNAILQSLFSLPSFSNDMLKQGISWKKVPINALLRRFAHLMAKKDVSCPETKKDLLRKVKSAISSTAERFSGNMQNDAHEFLSQCLDQLKDDVEKMNKNCTNEAAASSSSSSSSSSTVCENGHEASTASSSLAAKAEPGDEADTSRIYTCPVAVNMEFEVQHTITCKGCGELVTKREQFNDLSIDLPRRKKTLPLRSIQDSLDLFFRMEEIEYSCEKCNGKTATVTHKFSKLPRVLILHLKRYSFNAQLSLNSKLGQQVVIPRYLTLLSHCTESTRPPINLGWSSQSSLSRTLKTSQSVNSSTGPLRRVGGKVANSSCTSILLDSDCEEEPSRKVNASRKRRFSSCLPDDDDRLEERGASMDSADFSGINDDEMLAAVLEMSRQEAGLSAPPPMEEEPTSSPDTGFGDADAHDLAYHTELLDTDTKQPADVLDSLDLTMDENKENQTPEGVQQQGELDWVQQYSLDQEREEQELQQALAQSLQEHEAQEMREDDDLKRATELSLQEFNNSLPELLCSDDDSGNEDVLDMEYTEAEAENLKRNAESGDLANSFRLISVVSHIGSSSSSGHYISDVYDMKKQSWLTYNDLDVSRTQEAAVQRDRDRSGYIFFYMHKDMFEQLSEMERSGSSSTSEVGRNVLQPL from the exons ATGGCAACCTTAGTGCCCAAACTCTCCAGCGGTGGCACTGTCAAGATCCGCTTCACCAGCATGGACCTGGGCAACACCCGATGGAAAGAGGGAACCTTTGAGATCCTGGAGAAGGACAACAAAGTCAACCTCTGTCTGAGATTCAACTGCGGTGGAACTCCTAAAACTTTCCAG CTCAACCAGAACGTGAAGAGCATCAGCCCGAACCATAACCGCATCATGCTGACGTTGAAGGACAACAGTCTGATCACTCTGGATAAACTGCCCCCGAATTTAGCCCAGAAGACTAAAGAGTATCTGGAGAAGCTGAAGCAGCCAAAAACAA ttttaaaaTCATCCCATGGAAGCGCAAACTTCAGCGTTCTCAGCAACCGCTCCGCGAAAAACGAGAGCAACCCTCccggagagagacag ACGACTCCGAGGCGGCAGAGCGCGGAAGGACGAGAGGACACGATACCACGGAAACCTCTGGGAAGCCCGAGCAGAGCGGCGTCGACGCCCACTCGCACCGGACTCTCTGAGAACAG gagcgagaagagaaagagactcATGAACTCTGAAAGTGACCTGACTGAGGACTACCCGAAGGAAAATGACTCCTCGAG CAACAACAAGGCCACTTCAGACCCATCGAGGAAGTTTCTGCTGAGCTGCAAAGATAAATTGAAGCAGGCGGAGGAGAACAGGAGCTCAG CTCCTCTGGGTTCGACTCCCCTTCAGCCGACGTCGTTCTACGGCAGCCGATCTGTGACTAAAGACTACGGCCAGAGCCACTCTTTTCTGGACAG GCCGTCAAGCACATCACAGACCAGCTCGGCCAAGAGGAGCCTCATGCTGCCCAATCACTCCACTCCTTTCAAGAAGGTCCGCCCCTCTCTGGACTACGGTGGCTGGAACAAGCAGAGGCCCTCAACGCTGGCTCAGACTCAGCCTCCACTGCAAGG ATTTTCCAACCTTGGCAACACGTGCTACATGAACGCCATCCTGCAGTCTCTCTTCagcctcccctccttctccaaCGACATGCTGAAGCAAGGCATCTCGTGGAAGAAGGTCCCCATCAATGCACTGCTCAG GCGTTTCGCTCACCTCATGGCTAAGAAGGACGTGAGCTGTCCAGAGACGAAAAAGGACTTATTGAGGAAAGTGAAGAGCGCCATCTCCTCCACAGCGGAGCGTTTCTCTGGAAACATGCAGAAC GATGCTCACGAGTTCCTGAGTCAGTGTCTGGATCAGCTGAAGGACGACGtggagaaaatgaacaaaaactgCACAAACGAAGCTGCGGcatcgtcctcctcttcctcctcgtcttcctccacTGTGTGCGAGAACGGCCACGAGGCATCGACAGCGTCATCATCGTTGGCAGCGAAAGCGGAGCCCGGTGACGAGGCGGACACCTCCCGCATCTACACCTGCCCCGTAGCCGTCAACATGGAGTTTGAAGTGCAGCACACCATCACATGCAAAGG CTGTGGCGAGTTGGTGACGAAGCGAGAGCAGTTTAACGACCTCTCCATCGACTTACCGCGCAGAAAGAAAACCCTCCCGCTTCGCTCGATTCAGGATTCTCTGGACCTCTTTTTTAGG ATGGAGGAAATTGAGTATTCGTGTGAAAAGTGTAACGGGAAAACAGCGACTGTAACACATAAATTCAGCAAACTACCGAG AGTCCTCATCCTCCATCTGAAACGGTACAGCTTTAACGCCCAGCTGTCTCTGAACAGCAAGCTGGGCCAGCAGGTGGTGATTCCCCGCTACCTGACCCTGCTGTCCCACTGCACTGAATCCACGCGGCCCCCCATCAACCTCGGCTGGAGTTCCCAGTCCTCCCT gtCCAGAACACTCAAAACGTCACAGTCGGTCAACTCCTCTACAGGACCTCTCCG gagggTTGGAGGGAAGGTGGCCAACTCCAGCTGCACCTCCATCCTCCTGGACTCCGACTGTGAGGAGGAGCCCAGCAGAAAGGTCAACGCGAGCCGCAAGCGACGATTCAGCAGCTGTCTGCCCGACGACGACGACCGGCTGGAGGAG CGGGGAGCATCGATGGATTCAGCGGACTTCAGCGGTATAAATGACGATGAAATGTTAGCAGCTGTGCTGGAGATGAGTCGTCAAGAAGCTGGACTCTCCGCTCCGCCTCCAATGGAGGAGGAGCCGACCAGCAGCCCGGACACAGGCTTCGGGGACGCGGATGCCCACGACTTGGCCTatcacacagagctgctggacACAGACACCAAACAGCCTGCAG ATGTGCTGGATTCCCTGGACCTGACCATGGACGAGAACAAGGAGAACCAGACTCCGGAGGGCGTGCAGCAGCAGGGGGAGCTGGACTGGGTCCAACAGTACAGTCTGGATCAAgagagggaggagcaggagctgcAGCAAGCTCTGGCCCAGAGCCTCCAGGAGCAT GAAGCCCAAGAGATGAGAGAGGACGATGACCTGAAGAGAGCCACGGAGCTCAGCTTGCAAG AGTTTAATAACTCCCTGCCTGAGCTGCTGTGCTCCGATGACGACTCGGGCAACGAGGACGTGCTGGACATGGAGTACACTGAGGCCGAGGCCGAGAACCTGAAGAGGAACGCAGAG AGCGGAGACTTGGCCAACTCATTCAGACTCATCAGTGTCGTGAGTCACATCGGGAGCAGCTCCTCCTCTG GACATTACATCAGCGACGTTTACGACATGAAGAAGCAGTCCTGGCTCACCTACAACGATCTGGACGTGTCACGCACGCAGGAAGCTGCCGTCCAGCGAGACCGTGACCGCAGCGGATACATCTTCTTCTACATGCACAA AGATATGTTCGAGCAGCTGTCTGAAATGGAGAGATCTGGATCCAGCAGCACTTCAGAGGTGGGGAGGAACGTCCTGCAGCCCCTCTGA